The Anastrepha obliqua isolate idAnaObli1 chromosome 5, idAnaObli1_1.0, whole genome shotgun sequence DNA window AGTTGGCACGTACCGTGCTGCCGCCTCAAGCTGTTGTCGAAAGCTGGCCAGATCTGCTTTTAGTTCCGCATCGGCTCCTACGAACGTTGTAGCACAGTCGCTGTATATGTCCGAACTGTATCCACGGTGTGCAAAGAATCTTCGAAGGGCTGCAAGAAACGCTGCAGTGCTCAAGTCGCTAACCAGCTCCAGATGAATTGCTCGGGTGCTGAAGCATACGAATAGGGCAACATAGCCCTTGTAACTGTGATGGCCTCTGCCTTTCGCGCTGCGAATTTGGTACGGTCCACCGTAATCGAGACCACAATGACTAAAAGGTTTTGCTGCGTTGCAGCGATGCGTGGGAAGACTTCCCATGATTTGGGTCGAGGGAACATCTCGGTGACGAAAACATTTTATACAACGATGAATGAATCGTCTGATTGACGAACGAGCGTCAATAATCCAGTATCTTCTTCTTATAAAGTTGAGAGTCGATTGAACGCCGCCATGCAACGTATAGTCATGCGCTTGACTGATCAGTAAGGTGCACAGAGGATCCTGTTTCGGTAACAAGCATGGAAACTGTTCATAGAAAGGCATGTTTGCGTTCTTCAACCGCCCGTTTAAACGCAAAATACCATCGTCATCCAAAACTGGGTTCAATTTGAGGAGCTTGCTCTTCTGGCAAATCGGTTTGCTAGAACGAAGACAGGAGATATCATTAGCGAAATGAATCTGCTGAACATACCTTATCCAGAATTGCAAGGCCGCGGTTCTTTCAGTCACAGTACACCATAGAGTTGTTTCATGGGGTCGCTTCATCAGTGCGGCAAGGAAATGCTGACACCAAGATGTGACTGCCAATAGCTTGTTGAGATTCGAGTATTTTTGAAGCAATGTCGTGAGCATGGTTGGTTTGGACTCTTCCGGAATCGTCACTAGGGAGAGAACTAATTCTTCGTCTGGATCTGTCGAACCGTTGTGTTGTTCAGGCCAGGTGCTTGAGTAACAATTTAGCCACGGAGGTCCCCGCCACCACATCGACAACCCTGCGAGCTGAGACGGGAAAATACCCCGGGATGCAATGTCGGCTGGGTTCGTTGTAGTATATTAGGTACATACTTCCAAGCGTTGATTGGTGTTAACTCTTGGATTTGAGTTACACGATTGCTGATGTATTGCTTGTGTTTACCAGGATTTAATCGAATCCAGCTGAGCGTGGTTTTGGAATCCGACCAACAGTAAAGTTGAATCGCTGGGAGTTGCAGTGTTGACAGCACTTTAGCGGCTACTTTCGCTGCGAGTAGAGCAGCATTTAGCTCCAAACACGGGATGGTTATCTTCTTCAGTGGGGCCACCTTAGTCTTAGCGGTTAGAATTGATATTTTTACATCATTACCTGAAGTTTCCACACGAAGGTACGCGACAGCAGCATATGCCACAGTAGAAGCATCAGAAAATACATGCAGTTGGTAACTGGATACACTGGGCTCAGCTCTAACCCACCTGGGCACTTTGAGTTCTCTGATTTGAGGTATTTCGTCTCTAAAGCGCCGCCATTCTTGTTGAAGGGGATCAGGAATGGGATCGTCCCAATCGACACCCGATAACCACAGCTGCTGACAAATAGCTTTACCTTTAACTACGACAGGTGCTAGTAGATCCGGCGGGTCATAGATTTTGGCCACATCGGACAATTGCTGCCTCTTTGTGATGTCTCCAATGATAGGTATTACGTTTGTCTTGTAACCGATGCTGTCAGTGTCACACAGCCAATAAATTCCTAGAGCGTTTGTTTCGCTATCAAGATTTAAGTTGCGGGACAGCCCAAGGTTTTCGTCTTCAGTGTACAGATGGCGCATAAATTCAGTAGAGTTGGACATCCACTTCCGAAGGTTGAATCCGCCGCGCTGTAAAAGCTGTTGTAGCTGGCGTTGAATATTCAGAGCGTCTTCCACGGTTGCGGCACCATGCAGGCAATCATCCATGTAAAACGACTCCGTTAATATTTTTGATGCTGCCGGAAAATCATCCGTAGCAAGCGTGTGCAGAACCTTAATGGTGAGATAGGGCGAGCAATTTAAGCCGTAAGTTACAGTGAGCAACCGGTAAATGGCTGGCTTGCCCTGCTCGTCACGCCAGACAATCCGCTGCATATCAGCATCAGGTCTGCTGACTAAAATCTGGcgataacatttttcaatgtcCGCTATGAACGCAACCCGatgcatccgccattttaaaatgATGGAGCTTAAGTCGCTCTGCAGCTTGGGTCCAACATGAAGACAGTCGTTTAGAGAAACGCCACCTTTGTATTTCCTTGAAGCATTAAATACAGTGCGAAGCTTCGTCGTAGTGCTATCTTTTTTGTACACACCATGATGAGGAATGTAACATACTGGATGCGCAAAATCGTCAGATGGGACTGGCTCCATATGACCAAGATTTCTGTACTCAGCCATAAACGCTGAATACATTTCATTCGGTGTGGCATTGTTGGTATGCAAATAGTCGAAGGGCATCTGATTTAGAATCGGATAGAGCAGCAAGGTCACAGGACTCCTTAAAGGGATATTGAACGTGATAGCGCCCGGAAAGATCGCGACACACTGTACGCTCAAATAGCTTCTCGCAATAAATTTCGTCTTGCGTCATTGAGGATGAGCCTTCCACGTCCTCACATTCATTGAACTTGCACAGTTGCTGAACCAAATTGTTGAGTTCAGTAGTGGCTGCGCCGATGATGACATCAATAGACCCTGGTTCGAAGAAGTTTGGATCGGCTAATGGCAGATCGAGAAATTCCGAATATGGTTTTGGGTCGACACGATTTAACGGCATGAGATGTCCCAAGCGGGGCAGGACCAAAGCCGAACAATCGATGTTGAACTCGCGTTCTGTAAGTGAATGTAATGAGAAATGAACTACGCCATTAGACTCACCTACACGGCAGCCGCCTATACCGGTGATGGGTACTTGAAGACGGGCTCTGCGAAGGTGTAGTTGTTGAACTGCAAACTCGCTGATGAAAGATGCCTGTGATCCATTGTCCAGAAGCGCCCGCAGTTGGAGTTCATGCCCTGTGGGAGAGCGTATTCCAATAACCGCAGTTGCAAGCAGAACAGATGTGAGATCATTTGTGTTTGGTGTCTGTATTAAATAATCGGAACGCGTATGATGAGTAGCAACCTTGTTGGGTAGCGTAGAAAGACTGTCATGCAACAGTGTATGATGTTTTTGCATGCACCTTTGGCATGTATAAGTAGATGAGCACTCGTCAATAGTGTGGCCTGGTTTTAGacaatttttgcaaagttttgccTTATGAACCAGATCTAATTTTGCTGAAGATGTTTTCTTGCGGAAATCCGGGCAGCACATGAGCGTATGCTTACCCGAACAGCATGAGCATCGGCCAAAGCTCGTTTGATGACTTCGCACAGCTTGATTGTGTGgtgaattttgtgaaaaatcttTCGATTTATTCTTGGCAGCTGCCCCCACTGCTTCCAATCCAAGAATGCGTTTTTCTAGAAACGAGACTAAATCGCTGTAAGCAGGCACCTCACTTGGACTACCAAGACTCATCTCCCATTCTTTAACTGTGGCAGAATCGAGCTTTTCGGTGATTAGAAAAATTAGCCAATCATTCCACTTAGCTGTTGGACGGCCAAGCTGTTGTAACGCACGCATTGACTCAGTCACGGTGTCCAACAGTTTTCGCAGACTCGTTTCGGATTCTGTGGGCATTGCCGCCAACTTGACAATGTTTCGCAAGTGTGACTTCACAAGTCGTCGTGTGTTGTCATACCTTTGTTGGAGTAGGTCCCACGCGATTATAAAATTAGCGTCTATAACCGAAAAACTCCGGAGCATAACCTCCGGCTCACCCTGTACGCTGCTTTTGAGATAGTACATTCATTGCACGTTGGAGAGTGTCGTATCTTTGATCACGCACGTGGTGAACATGTCCTTAAAGCTTAGCCACTTTTCAAAAGACCCATCGAACTTCGGCAACTCGATTTTTGGAAGAATTGTGAGTGGTGCACTTGCTGTAACTGAGCGAAACGTGGCAGATTGATTAAAACTGTCATTGCCGATATCTGACAGCTCGTCGATACCATCGTTGAGTTCACCCATTGCTTCGCAATATGCTCCTTCAATAGCTGCAAAGTGCTCATCGGACAGCGCGTCACGCACCGCTGCTGCATTAGCATCAGTGACCGCCAGCGCACCAAGATCGTCGCGAATAGCGTGGTAGCGCGACCAATACTCCGACAGCAGACTGCGCCTGGCTCCGAGATAGCCCTTTGTTTTTTTGGACTTTGCCATTTTACGCGTGTTTGCACCAAAGTTTAAGATGAGCTTGGACAAAGACTCTTCCTTTCCAAGCACCATGTCTGATTGTGCGACGAACACGCGGGTCTTCCGTATTTGAGGTTAAGTTCCTTCGAAGTGTAGAACGTTGCTGGACTGCTGCAGccttacttttattatttccaatGTGCAGGGAAAGGTTCCCCGCAAGGGATGCCAAAATGTTCAAAGTATattcttcaaatttaattttatttaatttattttattatactgtagagtatataattttgtatgttGTCAATATCGCTGCAGCGGCACATCCGTTCACGCAAAAGTCAAAGAAAAAAGAGAGAGAAAATGAGGGTGCGCAAAATATGGGAAAAAGCAAATGTCAAATTAACGGGGTTGCCATATTAGCATTTTATTGAACAGCTTTGCATTAAGTcgtaacagattttttttaatttttgatttttttccaatttttgtatttttttctaattttttttttaattttttgcttagttctaattttacgttttttgtttaatttttggattttttccaattgtgatttttttctaaattttttattttgtgctgaCGGTTCTATTCTATTTGCATGTACTAAACAATTTTAACACCGGACTGTGTCTCATTCGTATTTCACACCCCGTCAATCGTTAGCATTTCGCACTGTTGGGCTACCTTGGAATAACCTTTTTAAAATAGTTCTCATTTCCGCTTTTCAAATActgaaataaatcaattttctgCCACTTGAATGAGCTTCCAAATCTCCGTCGATGGTTATGCTTGtttgtgtatttatatttttgtgtaaagcTGTATTGAGTGCTTACGCTTGCCAAAGGCACTCGCACTCGCTTTTATCTACAtaaaacacatacatgcatacttacacaAAATGTAGATGTATGTGCAATTGGAGTATGTATTCGTGTATGAAAAAGGCGCCCTACTATCTCTCAATCAATGCAAATGTtgctattaattttgctttacaTTTGCTTAGCAAAATAAACGAAGCACCAAATACGTACACAAATTTAATGTTAGATACATTTTGCTTTATCGGATATGCGGTCGAGTTTGTCGGTGCACAAACATACGAGTACAAGCACACACAAATCTACATACGCACAAATATACATCTACGTGAATacgcatgcatacacacaagcACAAAACTGGCATGAATTTGTGTCGGGCTAAATGGCCGAGCGATATAAACTACGTCAGTCAAATCGCTGCGGGAGTATTTTGTTGATATACATGTCCGTCCTATCCTAACTGCCATTCTCCCGCTTTTTCCTTATCCGGCCGTCTGCCTCACTGCCTGCCTCCTGCTCGTTCGACATTTAAACTATTTGAATTTACTAAAGCACTCAaacgcacacatatacacacacacacgtaagtGTATTAGATATGCACAATTTTGTTGCTTGGATTTCCGATCGACGAGCAGTCTGGAGCTTTGCGTTGCTTTGCGAATAGAGTGTAAAAAAGTCATTTGGGATAATGTCAGTGCAATCAAATTTAATGTGTGTGCCACTTTTGCCAATTGAAATGTAGAATTGCAAAGGGaatgaaattcaaaataatgcgtatgtatgtgcgcataaAGTATACAAATGGATTTGTATATGCGCATAAGTATGTGTtagcacatgcatatgtgtgcgtgtgtgtacacACAGGAAATGTTAAATGAATGCATAACTGTTGTGAAAGGAAATTCCAAATGTTTATTTGGCTATCAAATTCATCCATGCATTTCGTtttcgattttgttcaaatttcaaatacacTCAATTCACTCAAAGTTGTTTATTCCGAAAGTTGGTGTAAAATTGTAAACTTAATCTAATCGTATACGCGCACCCAGCTTCTGAAGTtatgctaaataaaaataaataaataaacgaaatatccCAAAAATGTGGCTGGTGTCGATTGATAATTTATTTCcaacatacataaaatatttatcagtTTTAATTGCTTAGTTGTAAAAGGTGTTTTTATTGAGCCGTAAAGAACTTTTGGTCAAACCAGCTGACTTGCATAGTCACTTGAATTGCAAAACCACCAAAcagttttttgtagaaaaatcaCAAACACCCACACGGCTCACCAAcacttttttgctttactttatcTGTTAGTTTAAAGCTATGAAATTCGTAGGATTTCATATTTGAAGCAGCTGGCAAATTGGAAGCTGTGTTGTGGGCtacagtgaaaataaaataaaataaaataagaaaaataaaataaaatgaactaaaaaaaaataaaataagaacaaaaaggTTGCAGGAAGCGCACATTAGGCTGTAAAGATCAGCTTATTATAGACACTGTAATCACAGGTGTAGCTATGAGAAGAAGGCGGAATTTAAGCGTTGCGTTTATTGACTACAAAAAAGCTTTTGATTCAATGCCGCATTACCTATTAGAAATattaagaatatacaaaatcAATGCTGCCACTGTTGCCCTCTTGGGTCGCGTAATGAGCAAGTGGAATACAAAACTGGTTCTAAATGGAACTGTTTCAAAACAGATTTCAATCAAACGTGGTATATTCCAAGGAGATGCCTTAAACCCCCTATGGTTCTGTATGGGCCTCAATCCACTTAGTAGGCTTCTCACGCTTAAACAAAATGGCTTTATAATCAAAACGGAAGTAGGAGAGCACACGTTCAACCATCTTTTGTTTGTTGATGACTTGAAACTTTACGCGAACAAAAAGCATAAGCTTTACGAGCTGATAGATGCCACTAAAGCTTTTAGCGATGAGTAATGAGTAATGAGTAgaccaaaatattattatagacaaCTTGCATAGCAGTGaatcttataaaaatttaggattTCTGTAACTTAAAGGAATCAGCCACACGCTAGTAAAGCAAAGTCTCATTAACAAATTTGAGGCACCTTTGAAAGCTGTATTAAAAACTAGTCTGAACagtggaaataaatgcaaagcaaTTAATACCTGGGCCATACCTCTTTTGACATACTCGTTTGGAGTAATAAAATGGTCTCAGACAGACATCCTTCGGATTGAAACGCTGATACGCAGCACTTTTACAAAGTTCCAAAGCCATTACCCTCAAAGCACTGTGGAAAGAATATCCCTTCCTCGAAACGTTGGTGGGAGAGGAATCATCAATATAGCGCGTCTACACTTCTCGCAAACTTTAaagctacgtacatattttctaagcagCGAGTCCTATATATTTAAAGCTATCGCTAGGGCAGATAATGGCTTTACCCCGCTAAGTCTGATGGAGCAGAATTTCCCAGTACCTGAGGCGGTTAAATCCCCAGCAGAAATGATcgcagcatggaaggcaaaaacaatgatctcgaaatggaatggatagacgcacaatcatccaatttatggttgaaaagaggaaagctattttctgaaacagaaggtttcgcaatcgctatccaagACCGAGTTATCCCAACAAGAaatttccgaaggtcgatacatggcgaggcaataAAAGATAGATGCCGAAGGTGCGGCGTTTACGGTGAAACAATCGACCATTTAATTGCTGGTTGTAGCGTACTTGccccccgtgaatatgtcatgagacataacaatatagcaaagatcctccaccagcaacttgcgataaaacacggtctcttacaagcagaagtcttgtattttaaatatgaaccaaaggcaatattggaaaatacaaattttaaactataCTGGGACAAATTTATTTCCACAGATCAAACCGCAGCTGCCATCAAACCTGACATCATCTTGTTCCacaagataaataaaacaatcgaagtaatcgatatagcggtgccccttaatcgcCACATCCAAAGCACATATTCCACTGAAGTATCGAAGTGTGCAGCTTTTGCCATAGAATTGAAACGGATGTACACAGTGAGGGAAGTTAATATAATaccaataattatatataataaaaaatcaaataaaaataataaaaattacaaataaaataaaataaaatattaaaacagtTCTCGACAGGTTCTCGCTCTGAGCAGACGTATTTGCTTACTCTCGATTTTCTGTTGTGACTATTCTTTCGGTGTGTCAAACGCGCACGTGTTCCTCTTCAAAACGCTTTACGGATTAACTTAACTTCTAtcaaagtatatatatacaagtatatcaaTACAAGTGTTATTGTGTAGTGATATTAACAATGGCCCCCGGGCCACCAAATCTCGGGGACAACAGGTTTGCGTTGCTTGCCTCGGGTCCCCagtcaaaaaggaaaaaaccaaCATATACCCCAATAAACTTTCCTGATTTGCCGcagttgaaaaaagaaaaccctaaatttctcacaattcGTGCTGCTGATGCAAATAAACCGATTTCCAAATACTCGTGTTTTGCTGTGCATAAAGCGCTAGAATCCATAAGTAAGGAAATAATCTCAATATCTGAGCTACGTGACGGTAACCTATTGTTTTTGGTTAAAAACTCCCAAATAGCACAAAAATTCATTTCCACTAAAAAACTAATTGGTGTATGTGATATTGTAGTGAACTACCATGAAAACCTGAACAGCTCAAAAGGCACAATTTTCGCACCATGCTTAAACAATGTGGACGAAAAAGAGATTATTGAAAATATGAGCGCACAAGGTGTCACAGacgtttataaattttcaaaactggaAAATAATGTATCACAATATACAGGAACCGTACTTCTTACATTCAACCTCTTCAAGCTCCCAGAAAAAGTCGAAGTATCGTGGCGTATTGCAAAAGTCAAACCTTATTACCCAAATCCAATGAGGTGTAAAACCTGTCAGCTTTTAGGGCACACAGCTAAACGCTGCAACAATGCACCCTCCTGTCAATCATGCAATTTCCCCCCACACCCACCATCATGTTCACGTATCTACTGTGCAAATTGTGCAGGCGATCATCCATCCTCTTCTAAATCATGCCCAAAATATATGCAAtctaaagaaatattgaaaatcaaatgCCAAAACAAATGCTCAATGCGCGAAGCACTTAAACTCTACAAGGAACAGACACCGACCACACTCAGCGCCTCATTTGCTGCTGTTGTAAGCGAGTCCCAAAATCTGAGCAAGATCGAACAAAGCAAAACGAAACCCCCTGCCGCTTTAGCACCTAGCCCATCAAGCAAATCACCGAGCACAGCTTCGCTCAATGCTCACTCCGACATCTTAATACAACCGAATTCAACTTCATCCAACACCACAACAGAAAATAACAAGAACCCGCAAATAAGCAACTCTCAATCGTCTATTGATTCACTCAGTATTCCTTCTGGTACTTCATTCCAAATAAACTCAGATTTAAGCAATCTTGTCTCAGAAAACAATAACGTCCACGTAAGCAAAACAATGCCGTCGTTTGTACCAAATGAACTCAATTTCAACTCTCACCCTCAATTTTCACCACATACACCACTTCTCTTAGACTCCACTCTCTCCCATATTCTCACACAAGCTCAAAGTATACAAACTGCATACGTTCCACAATCACACACATCCAACTCTTCAGCAATCAGTCAAATACTAAGCCAATCTCAATTCGACGCTAATAACTTCCACGATCAGACGATGTCAGACAACGATCAGACAATGTCACACAGCGATCCTCAATATATGTAatcattttaatcaatttaaCTACAAAGCATTCTCAATGTTTAAGGTTTTACAGTGGAATCTGAAAGGTTTTTACAATAACTACACTGAACTAGAGCTTCTGATAAAAGAGCACTCTCCAAGCGTTATTGCTCTCCAAGAGACTCATTTAGCTGCCGACAAAACCGCATCCGTTCCGAAGCAATTTCAAAGCTATTTCCTAAATCTCCCCCATAACACTCAAAGTAAGCAAGGCATTGCCGTGttgattaagaaaaatattccaCATAAATACGTCCACATACAGTCTAAAATCGCTGTTCTTGCAGTAGAAATAACACTCAGTTTTAAGTTCAcaattgtaaatttatatttaccaCCTCAACAAAACTTCACTCTTAGAGATTTAAACAATATAGTCCGATCTATACGAACTCCAGTAATAATTGTTGGTGACTTTAATGCTTGGAGTCCTATTTGGGGCTCCCAAATTTGTAATAAGAGAGGTGAAATAGTAGAAGATTGGATTTTGTccgaaaatttt harbors:
- the LOC129248959 gene encoding uncharacterized protein LOC129248959, with protein sequence MYSAFMAEYRNLGHMEPVPSDDFAHPVCYIPHHGVYKKDSTTTKLRTVFNASRKYKGGVSLNDCLHVGPKLQSDLSSIILKWRMHRVAFIADIEKCYRQILVSRPDADMQRIVWRDEQGKPAIYRLLTVTYGLNCSPYLTIKVLHTLATDDFPAASKILTESFYMDDCLHGAATVEDALNIQRQLQQLLQRGGFNLRKWMSNSTEFMRHLYTEDENLGLSRNLNLDSETNALGIYWLCDTDSIGYKTNVIPIIGDITKRQQLSDVAKIYDPPDLLAPVVVKGKAICQQLWLSGVDWDDPIPDPLQQEWRRFRDEIPQIRELKVPRWVRAEPSVSSYQLHVFSDASTVAYAAVAYLRVETSGNDVKISILTAKTKVAPLKKITIPCLELNAALLAAKVAAKVLSTLQLPAIQLYCWSDSKTTLSWIRLNPGKHKQYISNRVTQIQELTPINAWKYVPNILQRTQPTLHPGVFSRLSSQGCRCGGGDLRG